From Perca flavescens isolate YP-PL-M2 chromosome 19, PFLA_1.0, whole genome shotgun sequence:
ActctgccagatggattgcttcacatttgctcagcatatccatctggaaactttccgttggagaacttttggaaaggggcgaaaatactggttagctgactGGATGAAACATCTGTCTATCAGCAcatatgttggtgatagacgggccaagtcaaccaatcagatcaaactcttgccgaaaccagtcgggagaagagcaaaaacatcttttcctccgagaaaagcctccagtgccgttttctGCTCTTCTAtaaatgaaggaatactttctaatttggataaaacttgcgcgatagctacgctcatctcatctgtggaagctgccatgttgtttagactaacagtcgttgctcgttgcgtcacacctaaacccacctcaaaaccaacgctgatcgGTTGTTTTGCGAACGGCTCCAGATTTTCTCTATCtgaagatgccagactgatctgcgagtagaaaactTGAGCTGGCGacatcaggacggtctcacgaggctaggataccactagttgatgctgtgaatTTGGCAAGGAGTTAACAATcaaaaattgttgtaaacataaatactgtggTGCATAATAAtacatgatggcactgctggccctgcaggaagACTAACCCCCAATGGAAgaaacaggagagaaagaggcttcagggaccatgatgatgaatatgccgatttaaattccctaaagctgagctTTTGGATCTTTgaactgaattgggtccagtagagagggcaacgtgccggaaccgtgccatcccggtccagatacaggtcctcgccactctgggggcaaccggctgtttccagagggaaatggcagacagctaagtgtttttgttatataaatattatatataatcttcaactttatcactaaggcttgtttggatataatattcTGTTAAATCTAGGTCTGGTATATCGGAGCTGTCCCAGAGTGCCGTAATGGCTGCCGTTTTGGATGGTATTAGTAatataggtagtctatagatcagggtttccctacactgcgacaacaggccaaaattataattcaatttgcagcaattcccgagagtctgagaagttttttgcttttcccccaccagtcgtcatgattcggcaatGAAAGAATAGCTGCCAGGTTCATTAACACACTGATCAGCATTCGTGATGTGCTTTGCAtcgactatttatggttaaaaatgggcaagtacagggcgggataagaggctgatccatgtacgcacacttgttggtaatctgtgatttataaagggaacattgcttacaggtgtgcatacacacagttttataaatctgaattatttttggcgtacgtacacttttagtaaggatTTAGGAGGTTTTATAAATGACACCCCTGGTCTTTGGCTATAAGGGCTTGGATTAATTTACCAATAAGTggcattatttgtattttatccttaaattttttttaacctaattACATGTATTGTGAACATATTTCCATGAGCATATTGTGTTAAATAAgaataaatcaatcaaatctATTGAAGGAACACTAACAATGTTTGTGTGCTTCTGTTCAGTCCCTTGTACTGTAAGGTAACTTTGGCTTTGTCATGCATCAATGAATGTTTTGAATTGGTGATGGTGAGAGATGAAAAGACAGGATAACACTTTTTACAGTTAATCCTCTGGGGCCCGTGactgtaccaaatttcaatcCCTCAAATAGTTGTGGAGATATCTAAatagtgtaaaaaataaaaatatcaaactaatggtggcactagaggaaaagtcaggggattacCAAAGTCGGTAGGAATCATACAGAGGGGGACATTAATGTCTGTATcatatttcatggcaatccatcccaTTGTTGTCCAAGTATTTCACTCTGAAGGAAAAATTGCAACCTGATCGTGGCAGGAAAGTTCAGGTTATCATCAAAGTCCTACATATTCTGGAAACAATGAAGATCTGTACATAATTGTGTGCTAATCcattatgtaaatgttgggatATTTCATAGGATAAGTGAAAACGTTTGACTTGTTGATGGTGCTAAGGGAAAAGTCACAGGGATCACCAAAGCCATCAGAATGTATCCTCTAGTAAACGGTTATATCTGTAGCTAAATGTAGGGCAATCCAtgtaatatttccctctgaaccacaaatgtcaatCCCATAGTGACAACACAGGAACATGTAGCAAAGTAGTAGGATTTAGCCTCTAGGGACCATGAATATCTGTTGAAAATTAAAATGCAATCAACACAATAGTTACTctgaaccaaagtggtggatTGCCCAAATGACAGACAAACTGACTGCCATCCTTAGAGCCATACTAATAGCATGGCTAAAATCAATTTTCCCTTTTTACCGATACATGATCACGGAGACCTTACTCGATAGCAATATGGCCTGTGGGCACAACAGTGTTTCTTCATGACAACTTTAAGAATCCATTAATGCTATATTATATTCAGACTCTTTTGCTGTCAAAACCCATCAAGGATTCATTAGATTATCATGCCATTGTTTTATTGACTATCCAATGCATAACCTCTTAACCTTCCACATACCTCTGCCCCATGTATACTAGAGTAATTTGGCAGAAGATTTTGTTCAACATGCCTTAGATTTTCTCATTGGGAGCAATATGGATTTCAGTGTCTAAAGCATTGTGTGCCACCAATTGCCATCAATTTTGCAATATATGGCAAAACCCATGGGTTAACTGAGCTATAGCCAAAGTCTAAACAACATTTATATTGAACAATAGTGTAGTTGGTCAGATTCTTTCCAATTTTTGATAATATTTCTGCCTGCTATGTGTGTCATCATTTGTTAAACATGGCACAGAAAGGTTTTCAATTGACTTTCAGCATCACAGTCACACTGAAACCTGTTGGCCCTTAACCCTATGTTCTtgtttttctatctttttaGTGCAATTGGCTTTGTGGTTTTCTACAGGATGTAACTGTGTTTGCACTCTCACATACTATAGATGCTCTTAAAAACAAAGAACACTCAAACATCCCTCCCAGAACAGTGCAGTCCTTATCAGGTAATGTACACAAACGGCAATAAGGTTTCCTTGAAATTACAAAATTTGATGTATTGAAATACATCAAATACGACAGGaaaaaaagtatgtatgtaaatgtgcataagtatgtatgtatgtgtgtaggggtaaaaaacaaataaaatgtattgattgaGCCTTCATGCCTGCTTCTCCAGACTGTAACAGCTCTCCCCTCTGCCTCCAAAAAGTCTGGACTGTAACTAACCCTGCCAGAAACAACAATCCCATTACTCAACAAACGCATTCTTGTCTCCGACTAGTGGGGGaaacaaaaaattattttcatttgacGCAGTTATTTGAAACACGATGACATCCCCAAACTTTATGTATCTGACATGTCTGCTTTGTGGGGAAATGGGtgagttgtgtttttgtaattccACCTTTTATGGAGTATGGTCACTCCTCATACAAATGGTTCAAATATTTTTTCAATTACTTATTGACATGTCACATAAAAGTAATTGTGCATTTTCTTTGTCTCTCATTTCACACCAAAAATTATCCCAAATTCTCCTAATTTCATCGTCAAGAGTGGGTTTGTATCCGCTAATGTGAGTGAGTTTTAATGTGCATTTGCACTATACTTGTTCAATTTGCACttgtacttgtgtaaagtgtTAATGTTATTCATTAAACTCTGGCAAACAATAATGCCCTGTTGTAATATACGATCGGTTTATTGCAAAATGTTAAGAACGACTAAGCCCTCCTGTATgttattagtatgttattatttatatttttagtaTTAACATTATCATAAAACCACACAATGATTTATGAATCAATATATTTAGGAATGGAACAAAAGACACCATGATTGGTAAACCTGTATTTCTACAGTGGCAGTGAGCATGTGATCAAGTTTCCTAAATAGGACGTACAGAGCCACTTCTGGTTGGCCAATCAAATGCATCCTTGTCTCTGAAGAGTGGAGACAAAACGCAGATTCTTTCCATTCAGCACGACAATTTGAACACAATGACATCTCCAAAATTTCTCTTCTTCTATCTGACGTGTTTGTTCTTCGGAAAAGTTGGTGAGTTGTTCTTTTTTGTGACTGTAAGTTTGAATTTGTTAAGCCACTACTCATGACATTAGTTCTGATATTCAGTTATGTTTTTCTTGTGTTAATGAGGTGCATTTGCTTTGTCTCTCCTATCACTACAGCTCAGACGACTGATGCAAAATTATCCTCATCTTTTCATCAAGAGAGTAGTTTTGTATCAGCTAAAACTGGAGATAACTTAACTTTGAGATGTTTCTATGAAGGCGATAATGCTTCAAAGTTTTACTGGTATAAGCAAACTCTGGGACAAGAACCACGGCTCATCTCTACTTACTACAAGTTCAAAAATGGATTATTTCATGATGAATTCAAAAACAATTCACGCTTCACATTGGATACTGAAAATGGTAAACATCACTTGAAGATCACAGATTTGCGCGTTTCAGACTCAGCTACCTACTACTGTGCAAGTAATGCATATAGTTTTGAATTTGCGGAGGGAACCTTAGTCAATGTAGAAGGTTCAGGTTTGAAGATCCCAGCTACGGTCCATCAGTCAGCATCTGAGAGCATCCAGCCAGGAGGCTCTGTGACTCTGGACTGTACAGTACACACTGGGACCTGTGATGGAGAACACACCAGTGTTTACTGGTTCAAAAAGTCTGAAGAATCTCAGCCAGCACTCATTTACACCCATGGAGGCAGGAAACctaacacacaaccacacacctgTGTCTACAAGCTGCCGATGAAGAGTCTGAATCTTTCTCATGCTGGGACCTACTACTGCGCTGTTGCCTCATGTGGACACATTCTGTTTGGAAATGGGACCAAGCTGGACTTAGAAGGTAAGGAACTTTCTAGCACATGCTGTCTCAACTTATGGGTAGTAAAGAGTAAAAGTAGTTTCCCAATTTGAGGGGTTTGTCTTTGGGATTGTAAACTGCTTTCAAGCAAATTTCAGATTCTGGACAAAATAAAATTTACTTGACAAGTTTTGTAATTCACTGCCCAAACTTGGCTAAAACCAGGAAATATactgaaaaatatttttctaaTGTCCGTCTCTCTACAGATCAGGTGGGTTCTCCTGGTTTGGTGTATTTCTTGAGCGGTGCTTTAACATTCACCACCATCCTGAATGCTTTACTAGCTTTCTCATTGTACAAGGTGAACAAGAGAAACAGCTGCCAATCTACAGGTAACTGCACTTTTTATATCTGGCAGCTTGAGTTCACAGAATTttgcttttaaataaaataatgttttctgtgttgtacACCCAGATAACCAAGCAAGATTTCCATCTCCCTCCACAGTGAATGCAGAGGTGTGTACAGTTTTGTTTAACCTAGACTCACAATACATATTTCCATATCACATCTCTACATTGTTAAATACTAATGGACCATTATGTGCATTACTGTTTTCTACTACTCTTGTATACTGAACATTGTATAGTAACATAAA
This genomic window contains:
- the LOC114545811 gene encoding uncharacterized protein LOC114545811, which translates into the protein MTSPKFLFFYLTCLFFGKVAQTTDAKLSSSFHQESSFVSAKTGDNLTLRCFYEGDNASKFYWYKQTLGQEPRLISTYYKFKNGLFHDEFKNNSRFTLDTENGKHHLKITDLRVSDSATYYCASNAYSFEFAEGTLVNVEGSGLKIPATVHQSASESIQPGGSVTLDCTVHTGTCDGEHTSVYWFKKSEESQPALIYTHGGRKPNTQPHTCVYKLPMKSLNLSHAGTYYCAVASCGHILFGNGTKLDLEDQVGSPGLVYFLSGALTFTTILNALLAFSLYKVNKRNSCQSTDNQARFPSPSTVNAEGYQDADNLHYAALSVNLPNRSRRQRNNTNDECVYSSVKQ